The genomic window CCCATTCTGCATCCACCATGTAAATGCGTTGTCTGACACTTTGCCTCATCTCCTTTGCAATTTAGTTGCAAATGGAGTGCAAAAATTGAAAGTTGGAAAATGAGAATTGGTTATAATGAATGTGGGAGGGGGGCATGGGGGGGTCAGGTTGTATGACGGCTGCGATGAACTGTCACATGCACATATGCACATATGGACATCATGCAAGattacctcttttttttttttttttctctccgccGCCGCACAATTCTCGAATGTTCTTAGAAATTCACATTGTGCccttgtgcttttatttttttattttattttttttttttttatccacttCCTCCGTTTCTCTCTTGTCACTTCCTTTGACAGGCCAATATTTCATACTCCAGATATATAAGggattacaaataaaaataagtggAACGCCTACTTAATGCAACAGAATTAAAATGCATGAACGGGCCACAGGAATTGATATGCGCCCAATAAAAAACATGAGCCGCGGAATAATATGAACTACAAAATATGTctctaaacccccccccccaaaaaaaacccttctcTCCATGTATCAGCGCTTTGATTtcccatttttttctccatttgtgCATGCAGCGTGAAGCGTTGATTCGCAAGAGTGAGGCTCGCATATTGCCTTGAGTGACCAGGCGAgggagtgagggggggggggggggggggttgtggatGATGACTACTTGGTGAtggaaagggggaggggggggggtctgttgctgttgctgccTCTTTGTTTTGCAGCAGCGGCTACAATACAGGAAGAAGAAACTAATGAAAGATTTATCACTAAATACAACCAGAGGCTGATTTTTCCTGCATTGAGCGCTGTTTGTAAACGTCACACACGCTTACACATGCATgtacaaatcacacacacacatgaatatacccccccccccccccccccaccatcaccAACAACTAACCCAAGCCCTGAAAATTTAGCATCCCGTGCAGACAGAGGCGTCGTCGAAGCAGCTGGGGAAATGTATATGATCTAATGAAGTGTATAATATTACCATAACATTTAATGTATGTCGTGCTGTGATAATGAGCCGGGCCTGAGTTTCCTCCATTTCACATGGCCTCGgggcaggaagtgtgtgtgtgtgtgtgtgtgtgtgtgtgtttccacacTTTGGTTGTGTTGATGTCAAATCCTTTGAATGATAACCTGTATGTGCTTTTAGAAAGCGGTTGGCGAGGAGAGTAGATGGAGAAAATggcgagaaaaaaaacaactgtataaaatgcagttttgttatttaaaaataatattttattagttGTCGTAttacttttaatattatttttttagtatggtttattatttaataagaattatttattgatttaattatttagtgtaataattaataatttaattattgatgttgtattattaaataatattgggagtatttcaaattattaaaattgtgtgttattatataataactaataatatttttacttttgaatctattttaattatttttgttttattatttaagaataatatttaaatattttttatttgttttattatttttatgatcttatattatttttttcttattttatttggtttttaattatatatttttcatattttatttttcaggaaatactgaaatacttgaaatgataatttaattattttctcattttgagaaaataatttaattaaataatttaaaagactttgttttattatgtgatattcattttttcttattttgttttttattatacatttttcatattttattttccttAATTTCTCAGGAAATGttatacttaaaataatttaaaaatacgacattttaagaaaataataaaaccgagtattttaaatgatttaattaaattatcttatattcattttttcttattttatttggtttttatttatacatttttcacattttatttttcttaatttttgagGAAATACTTatacttaaaataataatttaaaattatgacattttaagaaaataataaatttaataatttaaaatacttggttttatttgtttttattatcttgtattcattttttcttattttatttggtttttaattatacatttttcatattttatttttctttatcatttttcagcaaatacttaaaataataataaaaaaacacgacattttaagaaaataatttaatataataatttaaaatacttgatttatttttaattatacatttttcattttatttttcttaataattttttcaggaaatacttaaatacttaaaataataattaaaaaaatactacctTTTGTAACtgctatgtttttttctaaaaatagatGTTTTTCTCTCCCCTACTTGTTTTAGGTGTGAATGCCACATCCAAAGACGCCACTGGAGAGACGGTGGCGGTGAAACATTCCCTTCAGCCCGATCGACAAATTGACAGCCCTCCCAAACGGCCCAAATCCTCGGAAGGCAAGAACTCTACTGTAGACCaggtaacatttttttaatccattctaacagtaaaaaaaaaaaaaaatggtagagCTTTTTTACTATGAAGAACAGCCGCCCCGTCTTCATGCTCTTAAGTGGAATACCTGCGTGAGCCTTATGGCTCCCCCGCCCCATTTTGCATCTCTTTAAAgtatatgtgtttttaaattagATTATGAAGTATTAGCCCGTCTGGGCCCCTTTAAGAAGGGAAGACTTTGTCATTTCAGAAATGGATTCTATTAAAATGGTAGGTGGTAGGGAGGCGGCCGTGTTCGTGGGGTACTTCCTGTAATGAGGGCAACGGCGTAGCTCGGTGGAGTACACACCTTTGTCATTTGTAATCACGAGATTAAaacaagtgttgtttttttcggtAAATAAAATGGAATGAGTGGAGTTATTGGGTGGCGCGCTCTATAGGAGCGACTTACAATCAAGTACGGGACCTACAATGAATATGATATATGTTCTTTTCTTAGGTCCAGCAGTGTCCTTACTGCAACTACAGCAGTAAAGATGCTAACCGTATGCAACTCCACGTCATGTCCCAGCATTCCATGCAGCCGGTTATCCGATGCCCGTTGTGTCAGGACGTCCTCAGCAACAAGATTCACCTGCAGCTGCATCTCACCCACCTTCACAGCGTGGCACCTGACTGCGTGGAAAAGCTCATTATGAcggtatgtgtgcatgtgtgcgtgtaaTTGCCGGTAATTGCGATTGGTATAATTTGgtgcggagtacccggtgaCCTCGCTGTCCTTTTTGGCAATTATAAACATCCAAGGAACGTTTGCCTTTGAGACTATTGTCCTTGGAGGTGACTCCATATTTTTTCTTTGCTGTCATACTGAAAGAATACTGTTAATaattactcaatccattccatgtggaatcaaactatggaatggattgagtaaggaactcaaagaATGCTATgtatgtcactatattgacattgactatggtacccattatgtcattgtatggtcatatcacctcgtacttcggtacaggacaaaaaataaattaataaaaaatgttaaaaaaaaaaaaaattaaactttatattcggaaagcaggaagtgaacaaatgtatcagttacggtacgtgacaaaaataaaatttaataaaattagaaaaaactaaaaagaaaaaacaaaaaaaaaacttaaactatattaggaaagcaggaagtgaacaaatgtatcagttacggtacgtgacaaaaataaaatttaataaaattagaaaaaacaaaaaagaaaaaacaaaaaaaaaacttaaactatattaggaaagcaggaagtgaacaaatgtaacagttacagtacgtgacaaaaataaaattataaaaatgtaattaaatttaaaaaattaaaaataaaactaactatattaggaaagcaggaagtgaacaaatgtaccagttacgGTCCGtgacaaaatataatttaaaaaaaattggaaaaaaaagaaaaaagtaaaaccaaaaaaaaaaaaccttaaattatattaggaaagcaggaagtgaacaaatgtaacagttacggcacgtgacaaaaataaacatttaattaaatttaaaattttttttaaaaaaacaaaaaagaaaaactaaaaaaaaaattaactatattcggaaagcaggaagtgaacaaatgtaacagttactgattgtaaaagtaccagatggaggggtaggatttaataagctttgtagTTTGTTGGCGGTTTCGGATGTTGTACCGtaaagaatactgttgcagtagtcgattccgGATGTGATAAATTCCTGGATGAGGGATTCAGCGGCACAGAAtgaaagtgatggacggagtcagGCTATGTTCTTATGatgaaaaacatttgtttggTCTTGATAGGTTGTTGGACCTGATACGGCAGTACCAAATAGTATTCCCCATTCTCAAACTGGACTAGACAAAGGACCGCCTTCAGCAGATTCTTCAGTCTCTGCTGATGGGTCTGGAAAACCGCAAGGTAAGCATCCGTTTCGAGAGATCAGTGCTTGTTTTTTTCGGTTCTATTTATAACTCTTATAATCGTGTTCTTGTAGGAAACTCAAAAGATGTGCTGAACAGCCAAGACAAGAATGAATCGGACCTCCAAGATGAGGAAATGAAGCCCCCCAAGGAGGCCTCTGAGGCCCCGGACTGGAAGAGAGCAGTCGGATTAGGGCACGACACCAAGTCCCCTGACACCCTTCAGGATCATCTCGGTGAACTCCAGAGGCTccaacagcaacaacagcagctcTCGGTGTCCGACCGCCATGTGTACAAGTACCGTTGCAACCACTGCAGCCTGGCCTTCAAGACCATGCAGAAGCTCCAGATACATTCCCAGTACCACGCCATCAGAGCGGCCACCATGTGCAGCCTTTGCCAGCGCAGCTTCAGAACATTCCTGGCCCTCAGGAAGCATTTGGAAAACGGACATCCGGAACTGACGGAAGCTGAAGTGCAGCAACTGATCGGGAATCTGCCTCTGAATGGAGACATCACCGAAAGCGAAGCAAGAGCTTTGGAGGAAGCTCAAGCGTTTGAGCACGACTTGGACAAGGATGATGAAATGGACCAGGAAGAGAAGCCGAGTCCTACCGGAAGCGACAGCAGTTCTCTGATAGACGACATGGGAGCAGAACCGAAACGGACCCTACCATTTCGAAAAGGGCCCAACTTCACCATGGAGAAGTTTTTAGATCCTTCAAGGCCTTACAAGTGCACAGTATGCAAGGAGTCCTTTACTCAGAAGAACATTTTACTAGTGCACTACAATTCTGTGTCCCATCTGCACAAGTTGAAGAAGGTCCTTCAAGAGGCGTCGAGTCCGGTTGCCCAAGAACCGGGCAACAACATCGACAACAAACCATACAAATGCAATATTTGCAATGTCGCTTATAGCCAAAGCTCAACACTTGAGATCCACATGAGGTCGGTACTCCATCAGACCAAAGCCCGGACAGCCAAGTCTGAAATGAGCACGAGTGGTCCGGTCCCGGCAAAAAGTCCTGCTCCGAGCACACATGGAAACAACAGTAACTCCGACTCCACCAGAAGTGGGACCCCTTCCGCTAACAAAGAGAATACCGCAGAACCCAAAGATgctaacagcaacaacaacaacacaaaaactagCGAACACGCTTCCGCGCAGTCCAGCAGCCACCAGTCGGCTCAGTCGTCAGCGCAACTTCAAATGCAGCTTCAGCATGAACTCCAGCAGCAGGCTGCATTCTTCCAGCCTCAGTTCCTTAATCCGGCTTTCTTCCCACATTTCCCAATGACCCCGGAAGCATTACTGCAATTCCAACAGCCGCAATTCCTATTCCCGTTCTACATCCCTGGAGCGGAGTTCAACCTCAGCCCGGAGCTTGCTCTTCATTCAGCGGCGGCTTTCGGAATGCCGGGTCTTACCGGGTCTTTCTTAGAGGATTTGAAGCAGCAGATGCAACAACAGCATCAACTTCAACAggctcaacaacaacagcaacaacaacaacaagtctCGCAGACACAGTCGCAGAAAAACCAACAACTGCTGAGCCATAAACCCAAACTGGAACCCGGCACTGTGTCCGTGTCGGAGATTCAAATGTCAAAAGACGCAGAGGAGCACCTTGAGAAACAAGAAAGCAGAGCAAAGCTGGAAAACCGATGTGAGACTTTAAACGATAACGGAAAAGACAACAAAGACGGGAAAAAGTCTAAATTCCCAGAACCTCTAGTCCCGCCGCCTCGAATTGTGTCCGGAGCGAGGGGCAATGCCGCCAAAGCCCTGTTGGAGAACTTTGGATTTGAACTAGTGATCCAGTACAATGAAAACAGACAGAAGaaccaaaagaaaaacaaagatggaGTTGAACaaatggaattgaacacagATAAACTCGAGTGCGGAATGTGCGGAAAACTCTTCTCCAATATGCTGATTCTCAAAAGCCACCAAGAGCACGTCCATAGTCAGTTTTTCCCGTACGTCGAGCTCGAGAAGTTCGCCCAACAGTACAGAGAAGCCTACGACAAACTCTACCCGATCAACCCGGCTTCACCCGAGACcccgcctccgccgccgccaccaccgccTCCGCCACCTCCACCGCCTCCTGCCCCCGCACCGGTGACAGCTCCTCAACCGACTCCGACATCGATGCCCAAGCCCCAAACGCCAACACCTTCACCGTCCCCCGCTCCCCATCAGCCTTCCCACCAGGCGCCACCACTTCAACCACCACATCCGTCCCCGACTCCCACCGCTCCCCCCGCACCTCAAGTTCAACTTCCTGTTCCTTTGGATCTGCCTCTTTTCCCACCTCTTATGATGCAATCAGTCCAGCACCCGGGTTTGCCCCCTCAGTTGGCCCTCCAGCTCCCTACTATGGACTCTCTCTCCACAGACCTTACCCAACTCTGCCAGCAACAACTGGGACTCGATCCGAATTTCCTCCGCCAGTCCCAGTTTAAACGTCCGCGTACCCGTATAACTGACGACCAGCTTAAAATCCTGCGAGCCAACTTCGATATCAACAATTCCCCCAATGAAGAACAAATTCAAGAAATGTCAGAGAAGTCCGGTTTGCCGCAAAAGGTCATAAAGCACTGGTTCCGGAACACACTTTTTAAAGAGAGGCAACGGAGTAAAGACTCTCCGTACAATTTTAATATTCCTCCGATCACGACCTTGGAAGATATCCGAATGGAACCTCAGCTTGGTACGCACGAGTACTACAGAAGCGAGTCAACCATAAATAAGAGGTCCTCCAGAACCAGATTCACCGATTACCAATTAAGAGTTCTTCAGGATTTCTTTGACACCAATGCGTATCCAAAAGACGATGAAATCGAACAGCTCTCCACTGTCCTTAATCTACCGACACGAGTTATTGTTGTGTGGTTCCAAAACGCACGTCAAAAAGCCCGGAAGAGCTACGAAAACCAAGCGGATGCTAAAGACAACGAGAAAAAAGAGCTAACCAACGAGCGCTACATCCGAACCAACAACATGCAGTACCAGTGTAAAAAGTGTAGCATCGTTTTCCCTCGTATCTTCGACCTCATCACTCACCAGAAGAAGCAGTGCTACAAAGACGAAGACGAGGACGGTAACGAGGACCACCCGTCTGACGAATACTTAGATTCTGCTGATCTAGGTCCAGTTAAAATGACCCAACAGTCATTAGACGCACCGAGACATTCCCAAGGAACCGCGAGCAGTTCTGGATCAAGTTCCCCGGTCATGGCGTCCCCTCGAGCCAGCGTAGGAAAAACCTCCCCAAAACCGGACTTTGAACCTCGCGTGGAAAGTGAACTCAAACAAACGGAGACAGCACCCTCACCCGTGGTGAAATCACTACCAGAACCGAGACCGTCAAAGGCGTGTACACCTCAGCCGCCCCCTCAAAAGGTCCCACAGCCCCCGATGTCGAGACCCCATTCCCAACCGCAGGCAGCTGCTGTGCCGTCCAGTCCCCTGTCCCTGGCGCTTTCCTCCCTTACAAATAGCCTCCCGCACCAAATGCTTCAGTACCAGTGCGACCAGTGCAAGATCGCGTTCCCCACAGTGGAACTCTGGCAAGAACATCAACACATGCATTTCTTAGCCGCCCAGAACCAATTCCTGCACTCGCAGTTCCTTGAAAGACCCATCGATATGCCGTATATGATATTTGACCCCAACAACCCTTTAATGGCCAGCCAGATATTATCTGGAGGCCTCTCACAAATCTCTTCACAGGGTAGTTCAGGTTTGACCTCGACTTCGGGGTCGGGGTCAATGAAGAGAAAATTGGACGATAAGGACGAAAGTGTCAACGATAAAGACATCGGAAACAACAGCGAAGAACATCACAGAGATAAACGCCTCAGAACCACAATCACTCCCGAACAACTGGAGATCCTTTACGACAAATACTTGATCGATTCGAACCCGACGAGAAAAATGCTGGATCACATTGCAAGAGAAGTGGGTTTAAAAAAGAGAGTCGTTCAAGTTTGGTTCCAAAATACTCGCGCCAGAGAACGAAAAGGGCAGTTCAGAGCGATCGGACCCTCGCAGTCCCATAAAAAATGCCCGTTCTGCAGAGCGCTCTTCAAGGCTAAGTCCGCTCTTGATAGTCACATTCGATCCCGGCACTGGCATGAAGCTAAGCAAGCGGGTTTTAGTTTGCCGCCGAGCCCGATGATGAATCAAGACAACGAAAGAGAAGAAAGCCCCAAGTATAATTTCTTCGACTTCTCCCAGTTGCCGACTAAGACCGAACCAAACGATTACGAATTACCGACTGCATCTTCTACCCCAGTAAAACCATCCGAGTCGCAAGTAAAAAACTTCTTAAGCCCTTCATCATTAAAAGCTGAAAACTGTGATGAAACCGACGGGCCAAATGTTAATTCAGCAGAAGCGTCCTCGTATGATCTCGGCAAGATGGACTTTGACGAGACATCGTCAATTAACACAGCCATTAGCGATGCTACAACCGGAGACGAAGGCAATAACAACGAAGTCGAAAGCTTCACCACCAACGGAGGAGACAAGCTAACCGATATCAAGGGTGCCATGTTGCCAAATTCCGACATCGGTAACGACCGATTCCAATTCAGCATGGTGAGCCCGGCGTTGAGTTTCTCCGGAAAAGACTGCGACTCCTACTTCAGTTCCCGAGACGACGACATGGACGAGATCAACGACAGGAGCGAATCGTCAAGCCTTGCCGATCCCAGTTCTCCGAGTCCATTCGGAGCAGGAAATCCCTTCAAGTCTGGTAAAAACGCCAGCGGAAGCGATAGACCGGGTCATAAACGATTCCGAACCCAGATGAGTAACCTTCAACTCAAAGTCCTCAAAGCCTGTTTCAGTGATTACCGAACTCCGACGATGCAAGAGTGTGAGATGCTGGGCAACGAGATCGGACTTCCCAAACGTGTCGTTCAGGTTTGGTTCCAGAATGCCCGAGCTAAGGAGAAGAAATTCAAGATAAACATCGGAAAGCCGTTTATGATAAGTCAAGGTTCCCCAGACGGTCCGAGGCCTGAGTGTACTTTGTGTGGTATAAAGTACACACCCAGGATGTCCATCCGAGACCACATCTTCTCCAAACAGCACATCACCAAAGTGCAAGAAACCCTGGGCAACCAGGTGGATCGAGAAAAGGACTACCTAGCACCAACCACTGTCCGACAACTGATGGCCCAGCAAGAACTGGATCGCATGAAGAAAGCCAGTGAAGGACTGAGTCTACCCGGTCAGCAGCAACAGACCGCGGTGGACAACAATA from Doryrhamphus excisus isolate RoL2022-K1 chromosome 21, RoL_Dexc_1.0, whole genome shotgun sequence includes these protein-coding regions:
- the zfhx4 gene encoding zinc finger homeobox protein 4 isoform X2 yields the protein MATCDSPHMVSSRQQEHGGQRLDAAEENSVVAMETGVTHSNNANNNQTSPVAREMENGLGEPTVSPLRSTATPTFVSATIDSVTEQSRRESFTTGNKGSVTGTLPGAGGGAALGSDCSAPATSPVAPAKEIPCNECSGSFSSLQKYMEHHCPNARLPTTGGHEDVDELEGMVGEESDDEEEAERTVDGGELNSEMDEESDVENLCGEIIYQPDGSAFILEDSKEQRGNQGGLPGAVHFRGLLSSQNFPNAQSATGQSGLSHGGERLEQPAAPMSFYPQIINSFHIASSLGTKSSVADPPSLSNTSTGGRSGAGPVLHSFRVYDLRHKNDKDYLKGDGAAKNSCVSKDVPNNVDLSKFEGCVADGRRKPVLMCFLCKLSFGYSRSFVTHAVHDHRMTLNEQEQKLLSNKHVSAIIQGIGKDKEPLISFLEPKKTPVSVLSHFPSPANFLGPDTGLRGLWNAFHSTGENTDSLQAGFAFLKGSASSSSNDQNPRTQTMPKAETNPNLGGGAGAHRTSSGSSAAAAAGGNMDARNSNSDSRGHIRDTCTLQPNGPDLSHYPLVKREPGTVGEQSPEQDDDGYSNGGGVDNEADEEDEQAMSVVLKGQRANSTSSKDFPLLNQSISPLSNSVLMFNSDSKGSASTSSSSLPMCEKLDMDKSRLCAALADARERETSNDLMTESGREGSSPSSHPLDLMMIRRDDESPGPLHQHAGNPSTPGTPGTPGPGEGSPGSGVECPKCDTVLGSSRSLGGHMTMMHSRNSCKTLKCPKCNWHYKYQQTLDAHMKEKHPESGGSCVYCRTGQPHPRLARGESYTCGYKPFRCEVCNYSTTTKGNLSIHMQSDKHLNNVQTLQNGGSEAQYNHNHANTVANAGLGGGCGAPSPSKPKQKPTWRCEVCDYETNVARNLRIHMTSEKHMHNMMLLQQNMKQIQHSLHLGLAPAEAELYQYYLAQNIGLAGVKLENPAGGGGGPDAQMMGINPFQLDAATASALGSGLANSDLSAELRLAGGQLMADDLSLVSSGGMGGMSSSDPCLSSLSPPISDPSLRLYQCAVCNCYSTDSLEALNAHVNTERSLPEEEWRCVVGDVYQCKLCSYNTQLKANFQLHCKTDKHMQKHQLVAHIKEGGKANQWRLKCVAIGNPVHLKCNACDYYSNSVDKLRLHTTNQRHEAAIRLYKHLHKLDSAYNPESCVYYCTLCDYSTKARLNLVQHARSARHQQNEGLRKLQLHQQGLRGDEDGLGLHELFHVKECPSSQEETTEDSERPPGSSSRPSPNLTDRDFTDNRRADRVNATSKDATGETVAVKHSLQPDRQIDSPPKRPKSSEGKNSTVDQVQQCPYCNYSSKDANRMQLHVMSQHSMQPVIRCPLCQDVLSNKIHLQLHLTHLHSVAPDCVEKLIMTVVGPDTAVPNSIPHSQTGLDKGPPSADSSVSADGSGKPQGNSKDVLNSQDKNESDLQDEEMKPPKEASEAPDWKRAVGLGHDTKSPDTLQDHLGELQRLQQQQQQLSVSDRHVYKYRCNHCSLAFKTMQKLQIHSQYHAIRAATMCSLCQRSFRTFLALRKHLENGHPELTEAEVQQLIGNLPLNGDITESEARALEEAQAFEHDLDKDDEMDQEEKPSPTGSDSSSLIDDMGAEPKRTLPFRKGPNFTMEKFLDPSRPYKCTVCKESFTQKNILLVHYNSVSHLHKLKKVLQEASSPVAQEPGNNIDNKPYKCNICNVAYSQSSTLEIHMRSVLHQTKARTAKSEMSTSGPVPAKSPAPSTHGNNSNSDSTRSGTPSANKENTAEPKDANSNNNNTKTSEHASAQSSSHQSAQSSAQLQMQLQHELQQQAAFFQPQFLNPAFFPHFPMTPEALLQFQQPQFLFPFYIPGAEFNLSPELALHSAAAFGMPGLTGSFLEDLKQQMQQQHQLQQAQQQQQQQQQVSQTQSQKNQQLLSHKPKLEPGTVSVSEIQMSKDAEEHLEKQESRAKLENRCETLNDNGKDNKDGKKSKFPEPLVPPPRIVSGARGNAAKALLENFGFELVIQYNENRQKNQKKNKDGVEQMELNTDKLECGMCGKLFSNMLILKSHQEHVHSQFFPYVELEKFAQQYREAYDKLYPINPASPETPPPPPPPPPPPPPPPPAPAPVTAPQPTPTSMPKPQTPTPSPSPAPHQPSHQAPPLQPPHPSPTPTAPPAPQVQLPVPLDLPLFPPLMMQSVQHPGLPPQLALQLPTMDSLSTDLTQLCQQQLGLDPNFLRQSQFKRPRTRITDDQLKILRANFDINNSPNEEQIQEMSEKSGLPQKVIKHWFRNTLFKERQRSKDSPYNFNIPPITTLEDIRMEPQLGTHEYYRSESTINKRSSRTRFTDYQLRVLQDFFDTNAYPKDDEIEQLSTVLNLPTRVIVVWFQNARQKARKSYENQADAKDNEKKELTNERYIRTNNMQYQCKKCSIVFPRIFDLITHQKKQCYKDEDEDGNEDHPSDEYLDSADLGPVKMTQQSLDAPRHSQGTASSSGSSSPVMASPRASVGKTSPKPDFEPRVESELKQTETAPSPVVKSLPEPRPSKACTPQPPPQKVPQPPMSRPHSQPQAAAVPSSPLSLALSSLTNSLPHQMLQYQCDQCKIAFPTVELWQEHQHMHFLAAQNQFLHSQFLERPIDMPYMIFDPNNPLMASQILSGGLSQISSQGSSGLTSTSGSGSMKRKLDDKDESVNDKDIGNNSEEHHRDKRLRTTITPEQLEILYDKYLIDSNPTRKMLDHIAREVGLKKRVVQVWFQNTRARERKGQFRAIGPSQSHKKCPFCRALFKAKSALDSHIRSRHWHEAKQAGFSLPPSPMMNQDNEREESPKYNFFDFSQLPTKTEPNDYELPTASSTPVKPSESQVKNFLSPSSLKAENCDETDGPNVNSAEASSYDLGKMDFDETSSINTAISDATTGDEGNNNEVESFTTNGGDKLTDIKGAMLPNSDIGNDRFQFSMVSPALSFSGKDCDSYFSSRDDDMDEINDRSESSSLADPSSPSPFGAGNPFKSGKNASGSDRPGHKRFRTQMSNLQLKVLKACFSDYRTPTMQECEMLGNEIGLPKRVVQVWFQNARAKEKKFKINIGKPFMISQGSPDGPRPECTLCGIKYTPRMSIRDHIFSKQHITKVQETLGNQVDREKDYLAPTTVRQLMAQQELDRMKKASEGLSLPGQQQQTAVDNNNALHGLSLPSGYPGISGLPPVLLPGVNGPSSLPVFPPNTPGELVSQTITNRLQAL